TGGCTGCCGTCGACCATGGCGGCGGCCATGGCCGCCGAACTGCCCGCCGCAGCGCGGCGGGACACGAGGTCGGCGAGGTCGCTGCCACCGTCACCGCGCAGGAGAAGGTCGTCACCGGTCACCAGGAGGAAGTCGTCGTCACCGATGAAGTCGACGGCGACCATCGCGGGCACGGCCGTGCCGTAGCGGCCGTCACGCCCCTGCTCCAGAAACGTGATGTCCGCGATGCTCGGCAGGCCGGCGGCGGGCGCCCACTTGTCGGCCCAACCCCGGTCACGGAAGTACGCCTCTGTGGCCGGGTCAGGGCTGAAGTAGTGGCGCACCTGCTCGCCTGCCTGTCCGGCAGCGGCAACGATGGCGATCTCGGTGACTCCGGCGCGGACGCAGTCCTCGACGGCATACTGCACGACAGGCTTGGTCAGAACCGGCAGCATGCACTTGTTCACGGTCTTCGCGACGGGAAAGAACCGGGAACCGAAACCGGCGACAGCGATAACCGCTTTCGTGACCACGATTCGGCTTCCTCCCCTGCGTCCGCCGTGACTGACCGACCGCCAGTTTACAAAACCCACGACCGGCTGCTGGCACAGCATGCCGGCGCCGATTACGTTAGGGAGGCCAACATTCGAACCGACGGAAGAAACAGTCCGTGCGAGTGATCTGGGTGAACGGCGCGTTCGGCGCGGGAAAAACGACACTGGCGCAGCAGCTGATCGCGGACGATCCCCAACTGCTGCTCTTCGACGCCGAACTACCTGGGTTCATGCTCCGGGAGATCGTGCCGCTACCGCCCAGCGGGGACTTCCAGGACCTGCGGATATGGCGACGCAGTGTCGTGGACACGGCGGTCGCACTCGCGCAGGA
This is a stretch of genomic DNA from Micromonospora sp. WMMD1082. It encodes these proteins:
- a CDS encoding sugar phosphate nucleotidyltransferase — translated: MLCQQPVVGFVNWRSVSHGGRRGGSRIVVTKAVIAVAGFGSRFFPVAKTVNKCMLPVLTKPVVQYAVEDCVRAGVTEIAIVAAAGQAGEQVRHYFSPDPATEAYFRDRGWADKWAPAAGLPSIADITFLEQGRDGRYGTAVPAMVAVDFIGDDDFLLVTGDDLLLRGDGGSDLADLVSRRAAAGSSAAMAAAMVDGSQARLYGVVSTRESGTGTRLYAGMVEKPQTWHEPTAFVNISRYLLPGDIAPYFRALRPDQETGEFQTTDVINAYAADHDILVSPVTGDYYDCGNVSGWLAANNAVARVTGLTS